One region of Bombus affinis isolate iyBomAffi1 chromosome 3, iyBomAffi1.2, whole genome shotgun sequence genomic DNA includes:
- the LOC126914099 gene encoding protein dpy-30 homolog isoform X2 codes for MASGGENTTEERTEPATPAQPLTNVVSETAHRILAMNKDSDLSGAPPKKSRVELQSLPTRQYLDQTVVPILLQALSSLAKERPADPISFLAGYLLRNKSQYDNGESPPTSQ; via the exons ATGGCGTCTGGCGGTG AAAACACAACGGAGGAAAGGACTGAGCCAGCAACACCGGCACAACCCCTCACCAATGTTGTGAGCGAAACAGCGCAC AGGATACTAGCAATGAATAAGGATTCAGATCTGTCTGGTGCGCCACCAAAGAAATCACGTGTGGAATTACAATCCTTGCCAACGAGGCAATATTTGGACCAGACTGTAGTTCCAATTTTGTTACAAGCTTTATCTAGTTTAGCTAAGGAACGACCTGCTGACCCTATTAGTTTTCTGGCTGGATACTTGTTGAGGAATAAAAGTCAATACGACAATGGCGAATCTCCACCTACTAGTCAATGA
- the LOC126914099 gene encoding protein dpy-30 homolog isoform X1: MASGGAENTTEERTEPATPAQPLTNVVSETAHRILAMNKDSDLSGAPPKKSRVELQSLPTRQYLDQTVVPILLQALSSLAKERPADPISFLAGYLLRNKSQYDNGESPPTSQ, from the exons ATGGCGTCTGGCGGTG CAGAAAACACAACGGAGGAAAGGACTGAGCCAGCAACACCGGCACAACCCCTCACCAATGTTGTGAGCGAAACAGCGCAC AGGATACTAGCAATGAATAAGGATTCAGATCTGTCTGGTGCGCCACCAAAGAAATCACGTGTGGAATTACAATCCTTGCCAACGAGGCAATATTTGGACCAGACTGTAGTTCCAATTTTGTTACAAGCTTTATCTAGTTTAGCTAAGGAACGACCTGCTGACCCTATTAGTTTTCTGGCTGGATACTTGTTGAGGAATAAAAGTCAATACGACAATGGCGAATCTCCACCTACTAGTCAATGA